One window of Acropora palmata chromosome 1, jaAcrPala1.3, whole genome shotgun sequence genomic DNA carries:
- the LOC141879942 gene encoding uncharacterized protein LOC141879942, producing MSHVITFESDIAEDGTGNTHDLFYDDDPFNLPPPLPPLSPGRGDIENQNGTVDQNDGDTDKKEPPKKRKVNRSPRPKLDEVRLCGDRGIPALQHLCDGITFKGKGHEASDLRLLMQRYEYWAHRLFPKFPFVDVVEQVESLSAKKLVQNCIKRVRRGEEETVNNEDKSDAETGQNNNEVQENGVGGAGTQENGTSVVNNLQTFGAQVEANDRVVILTPEQQERIRLNREKALAKRKAFQEKQASQVLTQTGSTDVQTEDSNRVTTETSSNAKEEDNGIHHSSENNLVEENDIEMFDGLLDENTVANEYPTAKLSFAAARNEDNINIENGEMAVESADESAENIGRETSFPVGHNEYHSKASFDDDLSNPSKNLPCETNGHDLASSHAVEDTATPFLSNNEFVKSAKQEGEVLQDEGGVEKLGVANLPANPTGVSDGNELDDPSVVEMETE from the exons atgtcgcaCGTGATAACATTTGAGAGCGATATTGCTGAAGATGGAACAGGTAACACACATGATCTTTTTTATGACGATGATCCTTTTAACTTGCCACCGCCGCTACCACCTCTGTCGCCAGGCAGAGGCGATATCGAAAATCAAAACGGCACGGTAGATCAAAATGATGGCGACACCGACAAGAAAGAACCTCCAAAAAAGCGAAAAGTCAACAGATCGCCCAGGCCGAAGCTCGACGAAGTTAG GTTGTGTGGTGATCGTGGAATTCCAGCTTTGCAGCATCTCTGTGATGGCATTACATTTAAAGGGAAGGGACATGAG GCATCAGATCTCAGACTTTTGATGCAGCGATATGAGTACTGGGCTCATCGCTTGTTTCCAAAATTTCCATTTGTAGACGTAGTGGAACAAGTTGAGAGTTTAAGTGCTAAAAAGCTTGTCCAG AATTGCATCAAGAGAGTGAGGAGAGGTGAAGAAGAAACTGTAAACAACGAAGACAAGTCTGATGCAGAAACTGGGCAAAACAATAATG AAGTTCAAGAAAATGGAGTTGGTGGAGCAGGAACACAGGAAAATGGTACATCTGTAGTCAACAAT CTGCAAACATTTGGTGCTCAAGTGGAAGCCAATGATAGAGTG GTCATTTTGACTCCGGAGCAACAAGAGCGCATACGTTTAAACAGGGAAAAGGCGCTGGCTAAACGGAAAGCTTTTCAGGAAAAACAGGCTTCCCAGGTTCTCACTCAAACTGGATCAACAG ATGTTCAAACTGAAGATTCAAACCGTGTTACGACAGAGACATCAAGTAATGCAAAGGAAGAGGACAATGGGATACATCATTCCTCGGAAAATAATCTCGTTGAGGAAAACGACATCGAAATGTTTGATGGTCTTCTAGACGAGAACACTGTGGCAAACGAATATCCAACGGCCAAACTTTCCTTTGCGGCTGCAAGAAATGaagataatattaatattgaaaaTGGTGAAATGGCTGTCGAATCAGCGGATGAATCAGCCGAAAATATTGGTCGCGAAACGAGTTTTCCTGTCGGCCACAACGAATACCATAGTAAAGCTTCATTTGATGATGACTTGAGTAACCCTTCTAAAAATTTGCCTTGCGAGACGAATGGCCACGATTTAGCATCGAGCCATGCTGTGGAAGACACAGCTACTCCTTTCCTCAGCAATAATGAGTTTGTTAAGAGTGCGAAACAAGAAGGTGAAGTGCTCCAAGACGAGGGTGGTGTCGAAAAATTGGGCGTGGCGAACCTGCCTGCGAATCCAACCGGTGTGTCTGATGGTAACGAGCTCGACGACCCTTCAGTTGTCGAAATGGAAACCGAGTAG